Genomic window (Plasmodium knowlesi strain H genome assembly, chromosome: 9):
tttttttttaacaaaataaaaaaaggaatgaacaaatatgTAGACCAGATGAACAAGTTTCTGGAAGAAGATAACATGTTGAATTTTTTGTGGGTATGTAAAAATGtcttgtgtaaaaaaaaaataatttttttaacattttttgtgATGATAAATAGCGCAATTATTAGTATCATAATACCTCGGTGTGATAATTTGATATTCCAACATGTATCAAACAGAAGATTCGATAAATTTGGGCGCCTCCTACTGAATTGTATTTTGGTAAGAGTGATTAACATGAGTTTGTGCGCGCTACGCAACTACATTTTCATGATCACCAGTTCAGACTCCCTaaaggaagtgaaaaaacTCTTGTTCCAAGTTTATATCAATAAGGACAATGAATACTATGACCAAATGGATCATAGCGAAATTGTGAACAAGGTAACATTGCAAGCACACGACTTTGCAGACATCATCCCATATTATATAAACCCATTCATaaggaactttttttctatcataTTTAACTTTGCATATATGTTTTACTTGAATTATAAGTTATCGTCAGTCATTATAAGTtgcttcttcatttcgtCTGTTCTTACGATCATTTCGACAAAACtcaagaggaggaggataaAATTCATAAACAGGGAGAAAAGCAGAAACACTAAAATATCGCTGGAAGCATTGAACAATATTAATGTTATAAAACTTTTCAGTACTGAACTGTATGAGTGCAGTAAATATTCTCAGTCCTTAAGTGACATTCTGGGCCTTCAAATTAAGAAGGAGCGTTTTAACCTTATCCACATGGTGATGAGCaagctttttattttagtaACATATGTATTAATACTGATCAAGGGGGAGAGCCtcttaaggggaaaagaaattgaCAGGAATACCttcacctcttttttcttttacataaataatatttacTCTTATATTGATATCTTGGACTACTACATCGATATATGCGACATTGTGAATCAGTATCGCCACATCATCGGGCTGATTAAGGAGCGAGTGCAGACTGGGCCGGGGTACATTCAACCATCTGACAGTAACTCCTCCTACTTGGACAGTTGCCGCATTCCTAACAATGCACCTGGAAATCAATTCGCTTTACACATAGATAGAACCGACCAAAGTAGCGAATCCGACGTGGTGCTGCAATTCAAGAATGTCTTCTTCaaatacaaaaatacaaacaactacgttttgaaaaatcttaattttaaaattttaaaaaacacgAATAATGTCATACTGGGAAAaagtggaggaggaaaatcaACGCTACTAAAGTTGATgctaaatttttacaaatccTCCAAGGGAAAAGTATACCTTTACAATAAGCCAATTAGCCATTATACGGGAAGagaaattatgaacaaattttcgTATGTCCAACAGGATTGGAAACTACTTAAAGGAACGATAAAGGAAAATCTTACTTACGGGATCACAGACGATTACACCAATTTTGACATGCTTGATTTAA
Coding sequences:
- a CDS encoding ABC transporter B family member 3, putative, with amino-acid sequence MRKCPIVLVLFWVLLPVMTKIVNAKNGSLVKKETIRGYNTKVKRKKRFKVVTNRRKTKLERLGDAPLCGVARNRDDFRSALPSGGPRVRHLNGYQKFTFLLQKNVWGRENLATTRSSQRTIFGNEKYRAKLGINFKGAHLCCQMKKGTSSAICEEGPTGGRAENCVSFFFNKIKKGMNKYVDQMNKFLEEDNMLNFLWVCKNVLCKKKIIFLTFFVMINSAIISIIIPRCDNLIFQHVSNRRFDKFGRLLLNCILVRVINMSLCALRNYIFMITSSDSLKEVKKLLFQVYINKDNEYYDQMDHSEIVNKVTLQAHDFADIIPYYINPFIRNFFSIIFNFAYMFYLNYKLSSVIISCFFISSVLTIISTKLKRRRIKFINREKSRNTKISLEALNNINVIKLFSTELYECSKYSQSLSDILGLQIKKERFNLIHMVMSKLFILVTYVLILIKGESLLRGKEIDRNTFTSFFFYINNIYSYIDILDYYIDICDIVNQYRHIIGLIKERVQTGPGYIQPSDSNSSYLDSCRIPNNAPGNQFALHIDRTDQSSESDVVLQFKNVFFKYKNTNNYVLKNLNFKILKNTNNVILGKSGGGKSTLLKLMLNFYKSSKGKVYLYNKPISHYTGREIMNKFSYVQQDWKLLKGTIKENLTYGITDDYTNFDMLDLINISKCCTCHEYISRLRKRYETIISNRTELLTSSQKQKICIARALARNPKILLLDESTSAVDKDNERVIFQNIRQNSLFKDLTIIRITHKKANLDLADNIFVLKEGYISRQKNV